The DNA region CGCCGTCGCCGTCCTCGGCCTCCCCGGCCTTGTCGGCGATCTTCTGCAGCTCCTTCTTGAGCCCGTCGCGCTCGACCTGCTTGGTCGCGACCACCGGCTGGGCCAGGAACACCAGCTCGCGGCGCTGCTCGACGGTCAGCCCGGCCGGGCCGACCGTCAGGATGTCGGCCAGCGCGGTGCGCGCGATGCCGAAGCGCGCGTAGTCGGCCTCGGTCTCGAGCACCAGGAACGCGGTCAGGTCCGACATCACGCGGTGCTTGGTCGACAGCGCGACGATCCGCTTGGCCAGGGTCGCGCGCTCGGCGGGCACGGTCGCGGCCACGCGCTCGGCGGTCAGCCGCGCGATCTCGACGCCGACCGCGGCCCGGGCCAGGAGCGGCGCCGGCACGGCGACGGGCGTCACGGTGATCGCGCTGGCGCCCGCGCTGACCCGCACCGCGCCGGTGGCGCCGCTGCCGAGCTGCGCGAGGATCACGGTCTCGTCGCCCGGCTGGACACCGTCGAGGGTCCGCGGCCACACCCAGCGCGCGCCCGCGACCGCGACCGTCAGGCCCGAGCGCGTCGTCAGGCCGAGCCGGCGCGCGACCTCGACCGGGCCGCGGCCGCCGTCGATGATCGCGCCGTCGTCGCGCAGCGCGCCGCGGGTCAAGCGCGCGGCGCTGGCGCGATCGCGGATGCCGCCGACCAGGACCACGTCGAGGCGCTGGCTCGCGGCGGCCAGCGCGGCCAGCGCGCCGGTGAGCGCGGCGTCGTCGCCGACCGTCGCGACCGCGTCGCCGATCACGACCACGCGCGGCGATCGCTGGGCCGCGGCCCAGCGCAGGGCCCCGGCCAGATCCGACGCGCCGAGCGCCGCGCGGGCCATGAGCGGCGCCCGGGCCGCCGCGACCCCGCGCGCCGGGCCGCGGTAGACCTCGACCACCTGCTGGTCGAACGCGGCGATCGTCACCGGCACCGCGTCGCCGTGGGTCCGCGCCAGCTCCGCCACCGTCGCCATCAGGCCGTCGACCTGGGCCGCGTAGCCGAGCGCGCGCGACGCGCTGGTGTCGAACAGGATCGTCAGGCCGGCGATCGGCGCCGGGCTGGCGGTCGCGAGCGGATCGATCGTGACCGCGATCAGGTCCCCGGCGCGGATCGCCGCCGGCGCGGCGCCGAGGCTCACCGTGAGATCGCGATCCGGCGTCCACGCGCGCTCCGCGAACGTCGTCCGATCGTAGGCGGCGCCGACGCGGTCGGGGCGCGCCACCGAGACCTCGGCCGAGATCGAGCCCAGCGCCGGCAGGCCGCGCAGCGGCAGCACGTAGCTGCCGTGGACCTCGTGGGCGTACGCGATGATCAGCTCCTTGTCGCCGTGGGCGGGGATCGGGAACACCCGGGCCGAGAACTGGTTGCCGGCCTCGTTCTCGAGCAGCGCCGGATCCTGGCGGCGGTGGAGGAAGTCCTCGTAGGCGCGGCGCGCGGCCATGCGCTCGACCACCTCGGCCTCCATCCAGCCGCGCTCCTGCCGCATCGCGAACCGCGACAGCGCGGCGCCGTCCGGCAGGGTGATCGCGAACCGGCCCTCGAGCGTGCGATCGAGCGGGTTCGTGAACCGCAGGTGCAGCTCGGTGAACGCCAGCGGCCCCTCGACCACGGCCTTGGCCTCGAGCTGCGTCAGCTGCAGGCCGGTGCCGTCGGCGGCGGTCAGCGAGATCGGCGGCCCGTCGGTCGCCAGGAGCGAGCCGCCCGAGGTCGCCGCGATCAGCGCCACCGGCGCGGCGCCCGCGGCCACCGCGGGCACCGGCGCGACCGTGGCCACGTTCGGGGCTCGGGCCGCGGTCGGTTCCGGCGTGGTCCCGCCGCAGGAGATCGCGCAGCACACCAGCAACGCACGTCGGGTTCGAGCCATGCTGCTACCACGCGCCAGCCGGCCGAAGGTTCTGCGCCGCGGCCGATGGGCGCACGCGACGGGCCGACGACGGGCCGCACGGGTCGCGACCGCTCCCCAGGCACCGAATGATCGCGGCGACTTGGTCGGTCCGCGGTCAGGTGCCGTCGAGGCCGGGGTGCGCCAGCCGGGCGATCGTCGCCTCGGGCTCGCCGCCGGTGGCCTGCCACACGTCGATGATGTGGTCGGCCTCGGTCCGACCGGTCTCGGCGATCGCGACCAGTGGCCGCAGGAGGTCGACCGCGTCTGGGGCCTGGCGCGCCAGCCCCGCGGCCGCGATCGTGACCAGCTCGCGCGCGAGCACGCCGACGGTGGTGCCGCCGACCGGCGTCGCCAGCCCGGCGCGCGGCACCAGCTCGGCCAGCTCCTGGCGAGCGTCCCAGTCGAGGCCCGCGGTCAGCGCGATCGCGGCCGCGCGCGCGTCGGTGTCGTACAGGAGGCCGCGGCACAGCGGCGCCAGCGCCGCGACCATCGGGAACGAGCCGCAGTCGCAGCCGCGCACCTCGAGGTACCGCTTCATGCGCGCGTCGGGGAACAGCGTCGACAAGTGCAGGGCCCAGTCGGCGTTGGTGGCGCGCGCGCCGTCGTAGCCCTCGCGCAGGAACCGCCGGAAGGTCAGGTCGGTCACCGTGCGGTAGCCGCCGCGATACAGGAAGTACATCGGCACGTCGAGCGCCCACTCGACGTAGGCCCGGTAGACGTCGTCGCGCTCGAACGCGAACCGCAGCAGCCCGGCGCGGGCGTTGTCGGTGTCGCGCCAGATGTGGGCGCGGTAGCTCTGGAAGCCGGACACCTTGCCGTCGACGATCGGCGACGACGCGAACAGCGCGGTCAGGATCGACGACACGCCCAGCAGGCAGCGGAGCTTGGCCGCGGCGTCGACCTCGTCCGACCAGTCGAAGTTGGCCTGGACCGTGGTCGTGCGCTGCATCATCTCGAGACCGCGGCTGCCCACCGTCGGCATGTACGCGCGCATGAAGTCGTAGCGGTGCTTGGGCATCCAGGGCACCTCGGCACGGGTGCCGAACGGCCGGAACCCGATCGCCAGCCAGGCCAGGCCCAGCGGCCGGCTGATCTCGGCCAACGTCGCCTGATGCTCAGCCAGCGCGGTCACGAGCTGCCGGTCATCGGCCAGCGGCCGCGACGCCAGCTCGAGCTGGCCGCCGGGCTCGATCGTGATCTGATCGTCGCCGCGGGTGAGCGCGATCACGTGGCCGCCCTCCTCGACCGGCGTCCAGCCCCGGGCCGCGAACCCGGCGAGGACCGCGCCGATCCCGTCGGCGCCGTCGTACGCGGGCGCCGTGCCGGCCGCGGGGCCCCGGGCCCGGACACCGATCAGCTCGTGCTCGCTGCCGACCCGCCAGGCCGCACGCGGCTTCTCGGCGTCGCGGAAGTAGGCGACGAGCTCGTCGACGTTGGCCAGGGGGACGGCGTCCGATTCGTCGACGAGGTGCACGGGGGCCGCACTCTACCCTGACCGGCTCGTCCGTCAACCGGACGCGCGCCCGCCCACGGCCGCCCGCGCGCGTAGCGCCGGCGTGGCTTCCGGGATAGCGTGTCCGCGTGTTCGACCGCGCGACCGTGTTCTCCGAGCCGGCGTTCGCCCACGGGCGCGACCGCCTCCTCGCGCTCCTGCGCCAGCACGCCTTCGCCGAGCGCGAGGTGGTGCTGGCCTCGGGTCAGCGCTCCAACTTCTACGTCGACTGCAAGCGGGTCAGCCTCGACGCCGAGGGCGCGTTCTGGATCGGCCTCTTGATCCGACGCGTCATCGACGAGCTGGTGCCGGACGCCGGCGCGGTCGGCGGCCTGACGCTGGGCGCCGACCCCATCGCCACCGCGATCGCGGTCGCCAGCTACCAGGCGGCGCGCCCGCTGCATGCCTTCATCGTGCGCAAGGAGCCCAAGGGCCACGGCACCGGTCAGTGGCTCGAGGCCGCGGCGCGCCTCGACCCCGCGCGCCCGGTGGTGATCATCGAGGACGTCGTCACCACCGGCGGCTCGACGATCAAGGCGATCGAGCGCGCCACCGCCAGCGGGCTCACGGTGGCGGCGGTCGTGGCCCTGGTCGATCGGCTCGAGGGCGGCCGGGCCGCGGTCGAGGCCCACGCGCCGATGTGCGCGCTGTTCGATCGCCGGGACTTCCTGCCGTGATCCGATCGGGATCGATCGCGCGCTGGCCGCTGGCGCTGGTGGTGGCGGCGGCGGCGTGCGCCCGCGCCCCTGGGCCGGTCGATCTCACGGGCGCGTGGCCGACGCAGGCCGGCGACTACGACGCCGTCAACCGTGCCTGGACCCGGCGCGCCACGCTGCGCGCCGACTTCTCACAGATGCTCGAGGTGATCGCGACGTTCCACGCGCCGCCATGGCACGCGGCCCGGGCCGCGCGCGCGGCCCGCCAGCGCGGCGGCCCCACCGACGAGATCACCGCGGCGGCCCGCGCCGACGCCGAGGGCGAGCTCGAGTTCGCGCTGGTGGTCACGACCCACGATCGCGACGAGAACGACCTCGACCGCGGCGAGCGCTCGGTGTGGCGGCTGGCGCTGGTCGACGAGCGTGGCGTCGAGACCCCGCCGAGCTCGATCGTGCGCGACAAGCGTCCGCCCACGGTGCTGCGCGCCGAGCTGCCGGAGTTCGGCGACTTCGCGGTCGCGTACCGGGTGCGGTTCCCGCGCACCGCCGCGGCGCTGGGCGCCGACGTCCGCGCCACCACGCTGCGCATGTGGAGCAGCCGCGGCGCGGTGTCGCTGCAGTGGCGCGCGGCCGGCCGCTAGGGCTGCGGGCGCGCTACTTCTTGCGCGGCGTGCCGCCGGGCCGGCGCGCCTTCTTGGGCTTGCGGCCGAGCATGCGATCCCAGAACGACTGCGGCTGGTAGCCGTCGTCGAGATCGGCGAACGACTCGGGGCTCGCGCCGGTCGGCTCGTGGCCGGCGCGGAAGAACGCCTCCTCGTCATCGGAGAAGGTCGCGGCGATCGAGCCGGCGGTCGCCTGCGCGTCGGCCCGGACCTTGTCGACCTCGCGATCGCGGCGCGGCGCCTCGGCCACCGGGGTCGTGCTC from Myxococcales bacterium includes:
- the pyrE gene encoding orotate phosphoribosyltransferase, with amino-acid sequence MFSEPAFAHGRDRLLALLRQHAFAEREVVLASGQRSNFYVDCKRVSLDAEGAFWIGLLIRRVIDELVPDAGAVGGLTLGADPIATAIAVASYQAARPLHAFIVRKEPKGHGTGQWLEAAARLDPARPVVIIEDVVTTGGSTIKAIERATASGLTVAAVVALVDRLEGGRAAVEAHAPMCALFDRRDFLP
- a CDS encoding glutamate--cysteine ligase; the protein is MHLVDESDAVPLANVDELVAYFRDAEKPRAAWRVGSEHELIGVRARGPAAGTAPAYDGADGIGAVLAGFAARGWTPVEEGGHVIALTRGDDQITIEPGGQLELASRPLADDRQLVTALAEHQATLAEISRPLGLAWLAIGFRPFGTRAEVPWMPKHRYDFMRAYMPTVGSRGLEMMQRTTTVQANFDWSDEVDAAAKLRCLLGVSSILTALFASSPIVDGKVSGFQSYRAHIWRDTDNARAGLLRFAFERDDVYRAYVEWALDVPMYFLYRGGYRTVTDLTFRRFLREGYDGARATNADWALHLSTLFPDARMKRYLEVRGCDCGSFPMVAALAPLCRGLLYDTDARAAAIALTAGLDWDARQELAELVPRAGLATPVGGTTVGVLARELVTIAAAGLARQAPDAVDLLRPLVAIAETGRTEADHIIDVWQATGGEPEATIARLAHPGLDGT